In Salinigranum marinum, one DNA window encodes the following:
- the tmk gene encoding dTMP kinase, translating to MLVTLEGLDGSGKTTAWESLRDEFEAVFTREPTDSWYGDAVLRSIRDDDADPLAELFLFTADHADHLARVVRPALADGESVVSDRFSDSRYAYQAATLAAYDSLAVDDPLEYVRGVHEPFSRTPDLTVYLAVGPETAAERAGKTNKLERVAYLRRVAENYERLIDDDPDRFVRIDASRSEDEVLADVIEVVGGILGG from the coding sequence ATGCTCGTCACGCTCGAAGGTCTCGACGGGAGCGGCAAGACGACGGCGTGGGAGTCGCTCCGAGACGAGTTCGAGGCCGTGTTCACCCGCGAGCCGACCGACTCGTGGTACGGCGACGCCGTCCTGCGGTCGATCCGCGACGACGACGCCGACCCGCTCGCCGAACTGTTCCTCTTCACCGCCGACCACGCAGACCACCTCGCCCGCGTCGTCCGGCCCGCCCTCGCCGACGGCGAGTCGGTCGTCTCCGACCGGTTCTCCGACTCCCGGTACGCCTACCAGGCCGCGACGCTCGCCGCGTACGACTCCCTCGCGGTCGACGACCCACTCGAGTACGTTCGCGGCGTACACGAGCCGTTCTCACGCACGCCCGACCTGACGGTTTACCTCGCCGTCGGCCCCGAGACCGCCGCCGAGCGCGCGGGGAAGACGAACAAACTCGAACGGGTGGCGTATCTGCGCCGGGTCGCCGAGAACTACGAGCGACTGATCGACGACGACCCCGATCGGTTCGTCCGGATCGACGCGTCTCGCTCGGAGGACGAAGTGCTCGCAGACGTGATCGAGGTGGTTGGCGGTATTCTCGGTGGGTGA
- a CDS encoding complex I NDUFA9 subunit family protein, whose translation MKILVVGGSGFVGSHLCRELKTRGHSVTALSRSPGNDDLPKGISKAMGNVTAYDSMHEAFDGMDVVVNLVALSPLFKPSGGDEMHDRVHRQGTENVVRACEEHGVSRLVQMSALGADPNGDTAYIRSKGQAEEIVKSSSLDWVIFRPSVVFGEGGEFVSFTKKLAPPYFTPLPGGGKTRFQPIWVQDLVPMLADACEDDDHVGETYEIGGPEQLTLAEVAETIHGAAGRSVTVVPVPMALAGVGLSVAGKVPGFPMGADQYRSLKFDNTTADNAIGAFGVSEADLTTLGSYLAG comes from the coding sequence ATGAAAATCCTTGTCGTCGGCGGGAGCGGCTTCGTCGGCAGTCACCTGTGCCGTGAACTCAAGACGCGCGGCCACAGCGTCACCGCGTTGTCACGGAGTCCGGGCAACGACGACCTCCCGAAAGGCATCTCGAAGGCGATGGGCAACGTCACCGCGTACGACTCGATGCACGAGGCGTTCGACGGGATGGACGTCGTGGTCAACCTGGTCGCGCTGTCGCCGCTGTTCAAACCCAGCGGCGGCGACGAGATGCACGACCGCGTCCACCGGCAGGGAACCGAGAACGTCGTCCGCGCCTGCGAGGAACACGGGGTGTCGCGGCTGGTGCAGATGAGTGCGCTCGGTGCCGACCCGAACGGCGACACCGCGTACATCCGCTCGAAGGGGCAGGCCGAGGAGATAGTAAAAAGCTCGTCGCTCGACTGGGTGATCTTCCGTCCCTCGGTCGTGTTCGGCGAGGGGGGCGAGTTCGTCTCCTTCACCAAGAAGCTCGCACCGCCGTACTTCACGCCGCTTCCCGGCGGCGGGAAGACGCGCTTCCAGCCGATCTGGGTCCAGGACCTGGTCCCGATGCTCGCCGACGCCTGCGAGGATGACGACCACGTGGGCGAGACGTACGAGATCGGCGGCCCGGAGCAACTGACGCTCGCGGAGGTCGCCGAGACCATCCACGGGGCCGCGGGGCGGTCGGTCACGGTCGTCCCGGTTCCGATGGCGCTGGCGGGCGTCGGCCTCAGCGTCGCGGGGAAAGTCCCCGGCTTCCCGATGGGTGCCGACCAGTACCGGTCGCTGAAGTTCGACAACACGACCGCGGACAACGCGATCGGCGCGTTCGGGGTGAGCGAGGCCGATCTAACGACGCTCGGGTCGTACCTCGCCGGCTGA
- a CDS encoding tubulin/FtsZ family protein, with translation MKLAMVGFGQAGGKVVDKFLEYDRNNNSNIVRAAVAVNTAKADLLGLENIPQDQRVLIGQSRVKGHGVGADNELGAEIAEEDIDEVQGAIDAIPVHEVDAFLVVAGLGGGTGSGGAPVLAKHLKRIYTEPVYGLGVLPGSDEGGIYTLNAARSFQTFVREVDNLLVFDNDAWRKTGESVQGGYDEINKEIVTRFGVLFGAGEVESGQEVAESVVDSSEIINTLASGGVSTVGYASEEVEPQKKSGGLLSRLTGGGDDGDSGLDSAHTTNRITSLVRKAALGRLTLPCEVEGTERALLVLAGPPEHLNRKGIERGRKWIEEQTGSMEVRGGDYPIRNSRQVASVILLSGVTNVPRIKELQQVAIEAQDNLAEIREESDEKLEGLVNDDEDELESLF, from the coding sequence ATGAAACTCGCAATGGTCGGCTTCGGGCAGGCGGGCGGCAAAGTCGTCGACAAGTTCCTGGAGTACGACCGGAACAACAACTCGAACATCGTCCGCGCCGCGGTCGCGGTGAACACGGCGAAGGCGGATCTGCTGGGGCTCGAGAACATCCCACAGGATCAGCGGGTACTCATCGGCCAGTCGCGCGTCAAGGGCCACGGCGTCGGCGCTGACAACGAACTCGGCGCGGAGATCGCCGAGGAGGACATCGACGAGGTCCAGGGTGCCATCGACGCCATCCCGGTCCACGAGGTCGACGCTTTCCTCGTAGTGGCGGGGCTCGGCGGCGGCACCGGCAGCGGCGGCGCGCCGGTCCTCGCAAAGCATCTCAAGCGCATCTACACCGAGCCGGTCTATGGATTAGGAGTCCTCCCCGGGAGCGACGAGGGGGGGATCTACACGCTCAACGCCGCGCGGTCGTTCCAGACGTTCGTCCGCGAGGTGGACAACCTGCTCGTCTTCGACAACGACGCCTGGCGCAAGACCGGCGAGTCGGTCCAAGGTGGGTACGACGAGATCAACAAGGAGATCGTCACCCGCTTCGGCGTGCTGTTCGGGGCGGGCGAGGTCGAGTCTGGCCAGGAGGTCGCGGAGTCGGTCGTCGACTCCTCGGAGATCATCAACACGCTCGCGTCGGGCGGCGTCTCGACCGTGGGCTACGCCTCCGAGGAGGTCGAACCCCAGAAGAAGTCCGGCGGACTGCTCTCGCGGCTCACCGGCGGCGGCGACGACGGCGACAGCGGCCTCGACAGCGCACACACCACGAACCGGATCACGTCGCTCGTGCGGAAGGCCGCGCTCGGTCGCCTCACTCTTCCCTGCGAGGTTGAGGGAACCGAACGCGCGCTGCTCGTGCTCGCGGGGCCGCCGGAGCACCTCAACCGCAAAGGTATCGAGCGCGGGCGCAAGTGGATCGAGGAGCAGACTGGCTCGATGGAGGTCCGCGGCGGCGACTACCCCATTCGGAACTCCCGGCAGGTCGCGTCGGTGATCCTCCTCTCGGGCGTGACGAACGTCCCGCGGATCAAGGAGCTCCAGCAGGTCGCGATCGAGGCACAAGACAATCTTGCCGAGATCCGAGAGGAGAGTGATGAGAAGCTCGAAGGGCTGGTCAACGATGACGAAGACGAACTGGAGTCGCTTTTCTAG
- the cofC gene encoding 2-phospho-L-lactate guanylyltransferase, with protein sequence MRVVVPFDATAPKTRLAPVLDPTERRAFAECMLRDVVDAVGAAGGVPQVVATEPLDDDPPTVRVDDRPLSAVVNEAIDRTVGGGGAPLAVVVADLALATPTALSRLFEAEGDVVVAPGRGAGTNALVVRTPDFHVDYHGTSFLDHLDIARAAGVEPTVVDSLRLATDVDEPADLVEVLVHGTGRAHEWLDARFELVVDDNEGRVGLGRR encoded by the coding sequence ATGCGCGTCGTCGTCCCCTTCGACGCGACGGCCCCGAAGACGCGACTCGCGCCCGTTCTCGACCCGACGGAGCGACGCGCGTTCGCCGAGTGTATGCTGCGTGACGTGGTCGACGCCGTTGGTGCGGCCGGCGGCGTCCCCCAGGTCGTCGCGACGGAGCCGCTCGACGACGACCCTCCGACCGTCCGCGTCGACGACCGCCCCCTCTCGGCGGTCGTCAACGAGGCTATCGACCGCACCGTCGGGGGTGGCGGCGCCCCCCTCGCGGTCGTCGTCGCGGACCTCGCGCTGGCGACGCCCACCGCCCTCTCGCGGCTGTTCGAGGCCGAGGGCGACGTCGTCGTCGCGCCGGGCCGTGGTGCCGGGACGAACGCGCTCGTCGTGCGCACCCCCGACTTCCACGTCGACTACCACGGGACGTCCTTCCTCGACCACCTCGACATCGCTCGTGCGGCGGGCGTCGAACCGACCGTCGTCGACTCACTCAGGCTCGCGACGGACGTCGACGAACCCGCGGACCTGGTCGAGGTACTGGTCCACGGCACGGGTCGGGCCCACGAGTGGCTCGACGCGCGGTTTGAACTCGTGGTCGACGACAACGAGGGGCGCGTGGGTCTCGGACGGCGCTGA
- the cofG gene encoding 7,8-didemethyl-8-hydroxy-5-deazariboflavin synthase subunit CofG yields the protein MFPGADEYDLSLDVDDAAVERLLAVTPADVDPAPALSFARNVFLPLTTACRYTCTYCTYYDVPGQASLMSPTEIEETLRIGADAGCTEALFTFGDKPDARYEAIHSQLTEWGHDSILDYLYEACEIALDSGLLPHSNPGDLREGEFERLREVNASMGVMLETTADVAAHSGGRKKTPGQRLNTIRAAGEAGVPFTTGLLVGIGETWRDRAESLLAIRALHERYGHVQEVIVQNVVPNERSSFDKPSVETMRRVVAMARVALPEEVSVQVPPNLSPTDHLLDCGVDDLGGVSPVTDDYINPDYAWPALRELEKIADQGDVPLRERLPVYERYLRDDRDWLSDRIRGAIEAESDAGRRYRACLSGGLPGSA from the coding sequence ATGTTTCCCGGTGCGGACGAGTACGACCTCTCGCTCGACGTCGACGACGCGGCGGTCGAGCGCCTGCTCGCCGTGACGCCCGCCGACGTCGACCCCGCGCCCGCGCTCAGCTTCGCACGGAACGTCTTCCTCCCGCTCACCACGGCGTGTCGCTACACCTGTACGTACTGCACGTACTACGACGTGCCCGGGCAGGCGTCGCTCATGTCGCCCACGGAGATCGAAGAGACGCTACGGATAGGTGCGGACGCCGGCTGTACGGAGGCGCTGTTCACCTTCGGCGACAAGCCCGACGCCCGGTACGAGGCGATCCACTCGCAACTGACGGAGTGGGGCCACGACTCGATCCTCGACTACCTCTACGAGGCCTGTGAGATCGCCCTCGACTCCGGACTCCTGCCGCACTCGAACCCCGGCGACCTCCGCGAAGGCGAGTTCGAGCGCCTCCGGGAGGTGAACGCCTCGATGGGCGTCATGCTGGAGACGACGGCCGACGTGGCGGCGCACTCGGGTGGGCGGAAGAAGACGCCCGGCCAGCGGCTCAACACGATCCGCGCCGCCGGCGAGGCCGGCGTCCCGTTCACGACGGGACTCCTGGTCGGGATCGGGGAGACGTGGCGCGACCGCGCGGAGTCGTTGCTCGCGATCCGCGCGCTTCACGAGCGCTACGGTCACGTCCAGGAGGTGATCGTCCAGAACGTCGTGCCGAACGAACGGTCGTCGTTCGACAAACCGTCGGTCGAGACGATGCGCCGCGTCGTGGCGATGGCGCGCGTCGCCCTGCCCGAGGAGGTGTCGGTGCAGGTGCCGCCGAACCTCTCGCCCACCGATCACCTCTTGGACTGCGGTGTCGACGACCTCGGCGGCGTCTCCCCTGTGACGGACGACTACATCAACCCCGACTACGCGTGGCCGGCCCTCCGGGAACTGGAGAAGATCGCGGACCAGGGGGATGTCCCGCTCCGCGAACGCTTGCCGGTGTACGAGCGGTATCTCCGCGACGACCGCGACTGGCTCTCCGACCGGATCCGGGGGGCGATCGAGGCCG